In the Arachis ipaensis cultivar K30076 chromosome B04, Araip1.1, whole genome shotgun sequence genome, aagtgggcctcggaagtggatttctgcactatctgcacttagttacttaatttctgtaaaccctagtaactagtttagtataaatagcactttttactattgtattcgcatgcTATCATAGGGCTTATgccattgttcacgtttggaggctggcctcacggccatgcctagacctcttttctcttatgtattttctacgatggagtttctacacctcatagattaaggtgcggagctctgctgttcttcatgaattaatgcaagtactattgtttctctttcaattcatgcttacttcttctccaagatatactctcgtacttaattcagttaagtcagaatgaaggggtgacccgtgacaatcaccatcttcgttactcgcttagccaagatccgcgtgcctgacaactacaagcggtctacatgatgttcaatgtagtcattggacaacagccggagtatattctcttgggtctctaatacacggaccgagtccgtgagattagtacctTCGTGgcataggctagaaccaattggcagcattcctgagatccggaaagtctaaaccttgtctgtggtattccgagtaggatctgggaaaggatgactatgacgagcttcaaacttgcgaatgttgggcgcagtgacagtgtgcaaaaggatatagagatcctatttcgacgctagtgagaaccgacagatgattagccgtacggtagctgtgcctggtatttttcatcggagatgagaaatctgacagttgagtagccgtgcagaaaccgtacctggtattttcatccgagaggatcatacagcttgctatggaagggagcacgcatgattggatgaagacagtaggaaagcagaggttcagatgtaacaaagcatctccaaacgcttatctgaaattcgcaccaatgaattacataagtatctttatcttattttatgttttatttatcttttcaattatcaaaacctcataaccatttgaatccgcctgactaagatttacaagatgaccatagcttgcttcaagccgacaatctccatgggatcgacccttactcacgtaaggtattacttggacgacccagtgcacttgctggttagttgtgcggagttgcaaaagtgtgattgcaaTTTTGTGCACTCTCCAACTGTGACACTAGACGATCGTGAAACTACACTGTAACCAGTGATCCATATTCCTCTGTTAAGCCATTGAGTATGGCACTGACATGGTCACTCTTCCTAACTGGTTCTCCAACTGAGGTCTAACGTATCTattgtttctttaatttctaacaCATAACTGCTAGCAGAATTTCCAATTTTAATGCTACTTAGTTTGTTCTTTAATGGTAGAATTCTTGCTCTAATTTGTGACACAAAGTGATCTTCTAACCTCTTCCATATCTGTCGAGTAGTGAAAGGCTTAGTCATTGACGCTAATTAATAACCAAGATTTGAGCAGAGCATCTTGTCGCTTCCACCTTGCAAATTCTGGATTCTTTTCTCCTGAAGCTGTATACTGAGCTGGAATATCTTCTCCTGTGATGTGTGCTAATAGATCGTGTCCTTCGATTGTCGATTCCACTTGATCTTTTCATTGGAGAAAGTTGTCTTCATCATGTTTTATTGAAATCGGTGAGGACGTGAAGTTAGGTTGGTGCTGAACATGAGCTTCAGCGATTCCTATGTTTACCTCCATGATGATTGAACGAATCGTACTTTGATACCATGAAAAGTATCCGTGCTAAACTAAACAAGAGGAATGAAGAGTGGTAGAacagagaacaagaagagagaaTTAAAAGAAAGGAGCGAAGAGTGatagaacaaagaagaagaagagagaagggttTCACTAATTTTGGTAAAGGTGAACTAAATTGTTACACACACACTATAACTAACAGTTGACTATATATATATTGAGCCTAATGatagttaatttgtaattaatctAACTGAGAGAGATTGGAAGTAACTCTGCTGACTCAGCTACTTAGTTTAGCTGATTCATTTCAACTTATCCATTACTCTATCACTCTCCAAATTACATGTAATAAATATTTcaaggaagagaagagaagagaaaatatagattaaaaagatatatataagcagtaaaaatttaaaactaaataaaaaatatgtatataataaaaTGGATAATAAATATGTATTATGTAATAACTTTTTTCcatgtttattatatttgtaatAAGTTCAGTTGAAAAATATCTTGTAAATTAAGATGAAGcgaaaaaaaaaatcagttaaCAACCTCTTATAAAagataaatcaatttttttattaacttagttaCATGAAAAATGTCAACATTTAAATTTGCATCTTTATGTTACGTAAATCTTGCTCATgacatatttattttaattttcaccataaaataagattttaaaagtAGATCTTTTCCCCTTCAAAGTATCATGCACAATAGAGGTGGAATTGAGCAGGCTATCAGACAAAAATTCGTCACTCGGTTCGATTCGATTTGTGTTATTAAAGAGATtagatttaaattttttgtaaaaaCTATTAATTAAAATGGTTAACACATAGACTTTAAAAAGCTTATACTTAATTTTCAAAGATTTTAAAAGTAGATCTTTTCCCCTTCAAAGTATCATGCACAATAGAGGTGGAATTGAGCAGGCTATCAGACAAAAATTCGTCACTCGGTTCGATTCGATTTGTGTTATTAAAGAGATTAGATTTAATAGATTTAAAAAAACTATTAATTAAAATGGTTAACACATAGACTTTAAAAAGCTTATAGAATTTNNNNNNNNNNNNNNNNNNNNNNNNNNNNNNNNNNNNNNNNNNNNNNNNNNNNNNNNNNNNNNNNNNNNNNNNNNNNNNNNNNNNNNNNNNNNNNNNNNNNNNNNNNNNNNNNNNNNNNNNNNNNNNNNNNNNNNNNNNNNNNNNNNNNNNNNNNNNNNNNNNNNNNNNNNNNNNNNNNNNNNNNNNNNNNNNNNNNNNNNNNNNNNNNNNNNNNNNNNNNNNNNNNNNNNNNNNNNNNNNNNNNNNNNNNNNNNNNNNNNNNNNNNNNNNNNNNNNNNNNNNNNNNNNNNNNNNNNNNNNNNNNNNNNNNNNNNNNNNNNNNNNNNNNNNNNNNNNNNNNNNNNNNNNNNNNNNNNNNNNNNNNNNNNNNNNNNNNNNNNNNNNNNNNNNNNNNNNNNNNNNNNNNNNNNNNNNNNNNNNNNNNNNNNNNNNNNNNNNNNNNNNNNNNNNNNNNNNNNNNNNNNNNNNNNNNNNNNNNNNNNNNNNNNNNNNNNNNNNNNNNNNNNNNNNNNNNNNNNNNNNNNNNNNNNNNNNNNNNNNNNNNNNNNNNNNNNNNNNNNNNNNNNNNNNNNNNNNNNNNNNNNNNNNNNNNNNNNNNNNNNNNNNNNNNNNNNNNNNNNNNNNNNNNNNNNNNNNNNNNNNNNNNNNNNNNNNNNNNNNNNNNNNNNNNNNNNNNNNNNNNNNNNNNNNNNNNNNNNNNNNNNNNNNNNNNNNNNNNNNNNNNNNNNNNNNNNNNNNNNNNNNNNNNNNNNNNNNNNNNNNNNNNNNNNNNNNNNNNNNNNNNNNNNNNNNNNNNNNNNNNNNNNNNNNNNNNNNNNNNNNNNNNNNNNNNNNNNNNNNNNNNNNNNNNNNNNNNNNNNNNNNNNNNNNNNNNNNNNNNNNNNNNNNNNNNNNNNNNNNNNNNNNNNNNNNNNNNNNNNNNNNNNNNNNNNNNNNNNNNNNNNNNNNNNNNNNNNNNNNNNNNNNNNNNNNNNNNNNNNNNNNNNNNNNNNNNNNNNNNNNNNNNNNNNNNNNNNNNNNNNNNNNNNNNNNNNNNNNNNNNNNNNNNNNNNNNNNNNNNNNNNNNNNNNNNNNNNNNNNNNNNNNNNNNNNNNNNNNNNNNNNNNNNNNNNNNNNNNNNNNNNNNNNNNNNNNNNNNNNNNNNNNNNNNNNNNNNNNNNNNNNNNNNNNNNNNNNNNNNNNNNNNNNNNNNNNNNNNNNNNNNNNNNNNNNNNNNNNNNNNNNNNNNNNNNNNNNNNNNNNNNNNNNNNNNNNNNNNNNNNNNNNNNNNNNNNNNNNNNNNNNNNNNNNNNNNNNNNNNNNNNNNNNNNNNNNNNNNNNNNNNNNNNNNNNNNNNNNNNNNNNNNNNNNNNNNNNNNNNNNNNNNNNNNNNNNNNNNNNNNNNNNNNNNNNNNNNNNNNNNNNNNNNNNNNNNNNNNNNNNNNNNNNNNNNNNNNNNNNNNNNNNNNNNNNNNNNNNNNNNNNNNNNNNNNNNNNNNNNNNNNAAAcagtataattaatttttttttgaaaaaataacttaaataataaataattatactaaaaatagtttataaataagttattttgtatttgaatttttagttttaaaaatatttattttatataaatgtgataaaaagtaatagtattatgagagaagtcattttttttaacttttctatgAGTTCTTAAATAGCTTCTTAAAAAGAAgcaatttagttttaaaaattgtaccaaacattaatactactacttttcataagtcaaaaactcaaaaaaaattacttttaaaattttcaaacggcccttaatcttttaaattttagattttactttagaaaataaaatataattttttattattttgtttttgagataaaaaaatataaaaaatatttaaaaataaaaaattacattttattttctaaaataaaaatttaaaatttaaaaaatccaaaTTACAAACAAATTGTTATGtaagtgataaaaaaaaaagtaagaacgAGCTGAGACAAATATTGTTGAATATTTTAAACaacttaaaataaattatttaatatatcaatattttaatttttaaaacattCTCATACATAGTCAGTTTATGAAATTAAAGGTGGCAATAATGATGTCGTTTCTCGAATGGTTGTTACAAGATCATCATCACCTCTTCCTATAAAAGGGAATAGCTTGCTGCTCTAGCACATATATGGCTTTCATATATCCTTTCTGCAACTATCTTCATTCTATCCTTGCTACTCTACTCTTTTGTTCTGCAATCCTCTTCTACAGGGCTAGGTATGTAATAGACCCTCGTTCAAATGAACAATCTTCTAAATCGTATAATCATTAGATATAGCCATTATTATAATTCATTGactatataattttaattttttgctcaATCAATTATCAATCACTGAAATGGTTTCTAAGCCCTTCAGATTTTTTAAACTTACACTAAACTATTGAAATCATTCTAAGCTTCTAACTTAAAACTTTTAGGAGTGTTTTACAGGTCACACTTGCGTGGTGCTCGTTCGCAGGGAGACGAAATCGTTCCTAATACGACAACGCTCGATCCATTAATTGAGAAGACCACAGGTCTTAACTAATATTTATATAGTTTTATATAAATTTCTTATGATGAGAAANNNNNNNNNNNNNNNNNNNNNNNNNNNNNNNNNNNNNNNNNNNNNNNNNNNNNNNNNNNNNNNNNNNNNNNNNNNNNNNNNNNNNNNNNNNNNNNNNNNNNNNNNNNNNNNNNNNNNNNNNNNNNNNNNNNNNNNNNNNNNNNNNNNNNNNNNNNNNNNNNNNNNNNNNNNNNNNNNNNNNNNNNNNNNNNNNNNNNNNNNNNNNNNNNNNNNNNNNNNNNNNNNNNNNNNNNNNNNNNNNNNNNNNNNNNNNNNNNNNNNNNNNNNNNNNNNNNNNNNNNNNNNNNNNNNNNNNNNNNNNNNNNNNNNNNNNNNNNNNNNNNNNNNNNNNNNNNNNNNNNNNNNNNNNNNNNNNNNNNNNNNNNNNNNNNNNNNNNNNNNNNNNNNNNNNNNNNNNNNNNNNNNNNNNNNNNNNNNNNNNNNNNNNNNNNNNNNNNNNNNNNNNNNNNNNNNNNNNNNNNNNNNNNNNNNNNNNNNNNNNNNNNNNNNNNNNNNNNNNNNNNNNNNNNNNNNNNNNNNNNNNNNNNNNNNNNNNNNNNNNNNNNNNNNNNNNNNNNNNNNNNNNNNNNNNNNNNNNNNNNNNNNNNNNNNNNNNNNNNNNNNNNNNNNNNNNNNNNNNNNNNGCATGTTAAATTTGTGTGATCATACctcatttatatattatatacaagATACAAATATATCTATCTCATTTTCATTATAAAcgaaataaataatattatataaattaGCAAATACTCTTTcacattttttctttaattaactgatacattttaattttaatttgtgacCTTACTCTATGGCAGTTAGTTTATGTCAATTGGAagtatcattattattattattattttgacaattcataaaataaaataatttttaaacctATTAGTTTCAACCaataaactaattatttttatttaaattactctttttccctttttgctcCTTCCTCCCACACTATCATTTTATTCCCCACCACCAGCAATTTACCGTCACTTTTGACCAGGCACTTGTTAACCTCGAGTCCTCGACCACCATGCTATCATCTTTGGTTTTTTTTaagttctaaattttaaatttataattttgtttttctttacaaATATAGCTATCCAAGATACAGTGGTTGAAATAATAAGCTAAGGTCCATATGCATAGAAgagtaaaatattaaaatcagttattatatatttgtgtataaatatatatattattaaatttatttttaatatatattttatattagaaatTAATTTCGTGAGTGAGTTTAGTATATACCTCTGTGTGGATGGCATAAGCATTTATGAAGAAATTAAATTTGAATAGAATAACAATGCAACTCTCATCAAGGCAGGTAGCCAATTAATGAATTTGTTTCAGGAAATGGCGGCAAATGATGTTCCTAACAATGGAATGGAAGACGGCGACTTGAATGGATGGAAGGAATCGTCGAAAGCATTACTAGGCAGTTTCCAAGCACACTCTGAGCCAATTGGAATTTCTAATGTCCCAAGAAAACTCCGTGAAGGTAACAAGAACGCTTTCATGCCAAAGACCATTTCCATCGGCCCTCGTTACAAGGGAGCTAGAAGGGACCTAATGAAATGGCAAAACATCAAATTGCACTCCATGCAATCTCTTCTTCATCGGGGACCAAACAAACCAGCAAAAATAAAGCTTCAAGAATGCATGGAGGCCATTTTGAAGTTGGAAAAAGAAGTTCGCGCAAACTATGCAGATGATCTGAAGATGGAATGGAACGACCTTGCGAATATCATGTTGTCTGACGCTGGTTTCTTGCTTGAGCTTCTCATTAGTTCTTCAAAGGAATTCAATGAAAAACTTAAAAGCCGGTTGGCGCCTCCCAACCCGGATGGcaaagtaaagagaacaggggaGGTAGTGACTGATTTGTTGGTGTTGGAGAACCAAATACCGCTTATCATTCTCCATAAGTTGTCTGAAATAATTCTAGTTGAGGATGATATTTCAATTGAAAGTTTGGCACTGAATTTCTTTGGCTACATCCCGGACGAAAGATTCAAGCCGGACTTTAACCCTGGTGTTGCGTCTCGTCACTTTCTTGAACTTATCCACTCCTACATCTCTGAAGATAGTGAAGAAGAGGAAGGAGAGCAACAGGTTCAGAGAAACGACGACAGGTGCATTTTTATTCCGTTTTACAATTTCAAAATGTCCGACTGCATATTAGTTTTTGAAAGGTATCTAAGGTCTAATAATTACATATGAACTATAATTACAATTTTAGTTACAATTTTTTAAAACTtgttataatttataattaagaCAAGTTTGAGTCTGAAGAGAACATCCTATGAACATACAGGTGTATTCCAAAGATCAATAGTATTAAATGTGTTAATAACTTCCAAACGGTATTGAATACCTGTGCCAATTGTGCTTTCGTTTGTGGGTATGATGTGGAAGATGCGAAGGGGATAAGAGAAGAAACTACCGATGCTGCCAGCAATGTTCAGCATTAAATGTGTTAATAACTTCCAAACGGTATTGAATACCTGTGCCAATTGTGCTTTCGTTTGTGGGTATGATGTGGAAGATGCGAAGGGGATAAGAGAAGAAACTACCGATGCTGCCAGCAATGTTCAGCAGCTTACTTCCTATGCTCAACTCAATCGATGTGCTTCCATTCTTGCAGGTACTGGGGTTACAATAATCAAAACTATACGCAgtaagttttattttttatttttttttattttttgtgatgATCTTGGTCTTTATTATTGGATATCAAAAATGCTATTTGCATACCAAAATTAATCATTTAtttgtgtaatttaatttattttttaatcatgTTAGTAACGAGGAAAAGCATGAGAACCAAACTCAAGGACCAAATGAAATAAGGGGCTTCAACTTTAACATAAAATTTCAGAGGACCAATGGAACTCTGGAAATTCCACAGCTTCACATCACAAAATCAACAGAAGTGACGTGGCGGAATCTCATTGCTTGGGAGCAAAGCCACAACGGATTCAGCTGCAAACACAAGTGTACTTGGGCTGCATTATTTTTCAACGGCTTAATGTGTTGCGAAAACGATGTTCAGCTTCTCAAAGATAAACAAGTGATAGTGGATCACTTGGACTTGGGCAACCGCAAATTGTTAGAGTTCTTCCGTTCCATCATCCATGGAGTTGATTCTGACAAGGCAAGTGATTCTCCTTACTGGGAAATGGTTAGCGTGATTAACTCCTATCACGGCACATGTTGCCTCGGCATAAAAAAATACTCCATAATACTGCGCCATTCTTAGATCCCAACAGTTTTTCGCCACTTTGACCGACTTGTGTTGCGTGGTTACAACCTTCTCATTGGAATGATATCTCTTTACGCTCTTATGCAGACCATCTATACTATCCTCGGCTACTATAAACATCCAAGAGTGAGAAATTCTGGTCAAATGTTTTCGCCGCCTCCTCGCTCCCTACCTCGCCGCCCCCCACCCctaccaccacctcctcctctcGGAGGCATTCACTAATTTTGTGTTCTTTTATTTCCAAATAAAAGGAATCGACTATTTATATTAGATGTAAATATGAACATAATGTAAAGTGGAGTATCTCATTTTGGAAGTATTTTCGTTTGAGTATGCAGTAAAAATAACTTCAACTATATTTTACTGCATGATCTATTTAATGTTCAAATTGTAAGGGTTTTACAATGTATGATAAGTACTTTGTGATGAGAGAATTAGaagaaagaaagtaaagaactCAGAACAGAGAATGGATGAAAAATGTTCTGCAGTAATTTACTGCAGAAGTAATCTGAAATAGAATGAATGACTAAAGATCCACACAAGGCTCAGCAACTAATCATTTATATAGTTGGATTTCAAAGAGCTAAACCTAATAAAGCTGTAACTAATCAAACCATTTTCCAACCAATTTTTACTGccttgattttcttgttttggagTCAAGCAATTATGCTGTGTACTAACACCTCCCTCAAATTAATAGTTGGCCTAGGAATAACTCTCAATTTGGACCTCAACCTTTCAAATGTTGTTGTTGTGAGAGGTTTAGTCAACAAATCTGCCACTTGATCAGTTCCTGGGACATGGACAACATGAAGCAGTTTCTTCTGAATTTTATCTCAAATCAACTGAACCTCAAGCTGAAAATATTTTGTCTTACTGTGTAAGATAAGATTTGCCATAAGTAATACAGTGCTGAGGTTGTCACAATAAATTGTTGGTGGAGTATTC is a window encoding:
- the LOC107639225 gene encoding putative UPF0481 protein At3g02645; translated protein: MAANDVPNNGMEDGDLNGWKESSKALLGSFQAHSEPIGISNVPRKLREGNKNAFMPKTISIGPRYKGARRDLMKWQNIKLHSMQSLLHRGPNKPAKIKLQECMEAILKLEKEVRANYADDLKMEWNDLANIMLSDAGFLLELLISSSKEFNEKLKSRLAPPNPDGKVKRTGEVVTDLLVLENQIPLIILHKLSEIILVEDDISIESLALNFFGYIPDERFKPDFNPGVASRHFLELIHSYISEDSEEEEGEQQVQRNDDRCIPKINSIKCVNNFQTVLNTCANCAFVCGYDVEDAKGIREETTDAASNVQH